From Salinicoccus roseus, one genomic window encodes:
- a CDS encoding NifU family protein — MTTGQDTMFEQVDEVLDKLRPFLLRDGGDCELVDVEDGIVKLRLLGACGTCPSSTITLKAGIERALLEEVPGFVEVEQVF; from the coding sequence ATGACTACTGGACAAGATACGATGTTTGAACAAGTCGATGAAGTATTGGATAAATTGCGTCCGTTCCTGCTGAGGGATGGAGGAGACTGTGAGCTTGTGGATGTGGAAGACGGCATTGTGAAGCTGCGTCTTCTTGGAGCCTGCGGCACATGCCCAAGCTCAACAATCACACTCAAGGCAGGAATCGAACGTGCACTGCTTGAAGAAGTACCAGGATTTGTGGAAGTGGAACAGGTATTCTGA
- a CDS encoding DUF86 domain-containing protein, with translation MYFVDKDILLERLDYIEGLTADFDKAEGLALERTCQMLIEAVVDVGNMIIDGFILRDPGSYQDVMDIMENEGVIPSDDNRHFSETFTWRSELTRNYTKLDHEAMKKDFQAHFAAYRDFKGNVFAFFENEGQTITAFKGDQHEV, from the coding sequence ATGTACTTTGTAGATAAGGATATACTGCTTGAAAGATTGGACTATATTGAAGGGCTCACAGCCGATTTCGATAAGGCCGAAGGGCTTGCGCTCGAACGCACATGCCAAATGCTGATCGAAGCCGTGGTGGATGTCGGCAACATGATCATCGATGGATTCATCCTGAGGGACCCCGGGAGCTACCAGGACGTCATGGACATCATGGAGAATGAAGGGGTGATCCCATCGGATGACAACCGCCATTTCAGTGAAACATTCACATGGCGCAGCGAGCTGACGCGCAATTATACAAAGCTCGACCACGAAGCGATGAAGAAGGACTTCCAGGCACACTTCGCGGCATATAGGGATTTCAAAGGGAATGTCTTTGCCTTCTTCGAAAATGAGGGGCAGACCATCACTGCATTCAAGGGAGACCAGCATGAAGTATGA
- a CDS encoding YuiB family protein — protein MSIIQLAISMLLFFVLFYGISFILNMILKMTWLMVGVYPFIVLLIVDGISSAEYFTNTSEAFSTLGERLVNLHPADMLMLGSGLVGTILAGMTIRYLRKAGYQMF, from the coding sequence ATGTCAATAATACAACTTGCAATATCCATGCTGCTGTTCTTCGTCCTGTTCTACGGGATCAGCTTCATACTGAATATGATCCTGAAGATGACATGGCTGATGGTGGGTGTATACCCCTTCATCGTCCTGCTCATCGTGGATGGCATCTCATCAGCGGAATATTTTACAAATACATCTGAAGCTTTCAGCACCCTTGGGGAGAGGCTTGTGAATCTGCATCCGGCGGATATGCTGATGCTTGGGAGCGGGCTCGTCGGGACGATACTTGCCGGTATGACGATCCGCTACTTGCGCAAAGCCGGGTATCAGATGTTCTAG
- a CDS encoding 2-hydroxyacid dehydrogenase — MKKIVITRKINPNMIEKLKKDFEVVVWNEDEQPMPRERFLEETKDAHGVMTMLSDKVDREMLENAQNLKVVANLAVGFDNIDLEAARANEVVITNTPDVLTETTAELAFTLMLTAARRVLEANRELMAGEWSGWSPYHMAGTDVFGKTVGIFGMGSIGAAFARRLSGFRVKVLYHNRSRSEVGESMGAELVSFEDLLAESDFVLCAAPLTGETKHRFDKEAFSQMKESAYFINIGRGAHVVEDDLAEAVRNGDIKGAALDVYENEPIGRDHPFIGIDNMTLLPHIGSASVDTRNNMMNLCVNNIMEVLNGGKPITPVQ; from the coding sequence GTGAAGAAGATTGTAATCACCAGAAAGATCAACCCGAACATGATTGAAAAGCTCAAGAAGGATTTCGAAGTGGTTGTATGGAACGAAGATGAGCAGCCGATGCCGCGCGAACGCTTCCTCGAAGAGACGAAGGATGCCCACGGCGTGATGACCATGCTCAGCGACAAGGTCGACCGTGAGATGCTTGAAAATGCGCAGAACCTCAAAGTGGTGGCCAACCTGGCCGTCGGTTTCGACAATATCGACCTGGAGGCGGCCAGAGCCAATGAGGTCGTCATTACGAACACGCCTGATGTGCTGACGGAAACGACCGCTGAACTGGCCTTCACGCTCATGCTGACGGCCGCACGCCGTGTACTGGAGGCGAACCGTGAGCTGATGGCTGGGGAATGGTCCGGCTGGAGCCCCTACCATATGGCAGGTACGGATGTATTCGGCAAGACGGTGGGCATATTCGGCATGGGTTCGATCGGCGCGGCATTCGCCAGACGCCTGTCGGGATTCCGTGTGAAGGTACTCTACCATAACCGCAGCCGCTCGGAAGTCGGCGAGTCCATGGGTGCTGAGCTGGTCTCATTCGAAGACCTTCTGGCTGAATCGGACTTTGTATTATGTGCCGCGCCCCTGACCGGCGAGACGAAACACCGCTTTGATAAGGAGGCATTCAGCCAGATGAAGGAGAGTGCCTACTTCATCAATATCGGCCGCGGGGCCCATGTGGTGGAGGACGATCTTGCAGAAGCGGTCAGGAACGGGGACATCAAGGGAGCTGCCCTCGATGTTTATGAGAATGAACCGATTGGACGGGATCATCCTTTCATCGGCATCGACAACATGACACTGCTTCCACACATCGGCAGCGCATCTGTGGATACGAGGAACAACATGATGAACCTCTGCGTCAACAACATCATGGAAGTGCTGAACGGCGGCAAACCGATTACACCGGTCCAATAG
- a CDS encoding YuzD family protein → MEQKIHHLKGGCYFMKYAINVYGRDVVCASCVNAPGSKDTYEWLEAVLSRKYPDHELKFNYIDIDHEDNLSDYDESLIERINEDELFYPLVTVNDEVVQDGHIRLKPIQKTIEKEA, encoded by the coding sequence ATGGAACAAAAAATCCATCATCTGAAAGGCGGATGTTACTTCATGAAATATGCAATCAATGTATACGGCCGTGATGTCGTATGTGCAAGCTGCGTCAACGCACCAGGTTCCAAGGATACGTACGAATGGCTTGAAGCCGTACTGTCACGGAAGTACCCAGATCATGAGCTCAAGTTCAATTATATCGACATCGACCATGAGGACAACCTGTCGGATTATGACGAGAGCCTCATCGAACGCATCAATGAGGATGAGCTGTTCTATCCACTCGTCACCGTAAACGATGAAGTCGTACAGGACGGCCATATCCGGCTCAAGCCGATACAGAAGACAATCGAAAAGGAAGCATGA
- a CDS encoding DUF3055 domain-containing protein, with translation MIDFFLYDESEDTYTRYVSFVGEHGRYDLAIIQTDRYFGKSLVLNTQGSRFGIIGPDDLEEEGYIAHILGYTDDEASEVEAFLSEVIA, from the coding sequence TTGATTGACTTCTTTCTTTATGATGAATCAGAAGACACCTATACACGCTACGTCAGCTTTGTGGGTGAACATGGGCGGTATGACCTCGCCATCATCCAGACGGACCGCTATTTCGGCAAAAGCCTGGTCCTGAATACACAGGGGAGCCGTTTCGGCATCATCGGCCCGGATGACCTCGAAGAGGAAGGGTACATCGCCCATATACTCGGATACACCGATGACGAAGCCTCGGAGGTGGAGGCGTTCCTCTCGGAAGTCATCGCCTGA
- a CDS encoding biotin transporter BioY, producing the protein MSTKHLLYVALFAALIAIGAQIRLPIGPVPVTMQVPMVLLAGLMLGPKLGALSALVYMLMGLVGLPVFAGGGGIGSLVSPSFGFIVGYIPAAWLAGFGAAYKSSSARAISFALAATAVIFLFGFLYFIFIMNVVLDTPMSAVAAFKVAILPFILKDVAVAVVTSMFARMLHTRGLHLANG; encoded by the coding sequence ATGTCAACGAAACATCTTCTCTACGTTGCCCTGTTTGCAGCCCTCATTGCAATCGGTGCACAGATCCGTCTGCCCATCGGTCCGGTACCGGTGACGATGCAGGTGCCGATGGTCCTTCTTGCCGGTCTGATGCTCGGGCCGAAACTCGGTGCGCTCAGTGCGCTCGTCTATATGCTGATGGGCCTCGTCGGGCTGCCCGTCTTTGCCGGGGGAGGCGGCATCGGATCGCTTGTTTCACCATCCTTCGGCTTCATCGTCGGCTACATACCTGCGGCCTGGCTTGCCGGATTCGGTGCTGCATACAAGTCCTCATCTGCCCGGGCAATCAGCTTTGCACTCGCTGCAACGGCTGTCATCTTCCTGTTCGGCTTCCTGTACTTCATCTTCATCATGAATGTGGTACTCGACACGCCGATGAGTGCTGTTGCTGCCTTCAAGGTGGCGATACTTCCATTCATACTGAAGGATGTGGCTGTGGCTGTAGTGACGAGCATGTTTGCCCGTATGCTCCATACCCGTGGACTCCACCTGGCGAATGGTTGA
- a CDS encoding TIGR01457 family HAD-type hydrolase, with amino-acid sequence MKYEGYLVDLDGTMYSGNTVIDGAIDFIDRLNRNGIPYVFLTNNATKTQQEAAQKLIDMGFDIHPETLYTSAMATAAYLENEQPGARIHVIGSESLKSTLAESGFTLADADVDYVVMGLDREINYDKLSRGALLIAEGAKLISTNPDRKFPTEAGLVPGNGSLVSVLASTTGVEPIVIGKPEGIILEAAVSTLGLPKDRVLLVGDNYDTDIRTGLDNGVHTLHVNTGVTPAEEVKKQERQPEYMIDHLKEWSVK; translated from the coding sequence ATGAAGTATGAAGGGTATCTCGTCGACCTTGACGGGACGATGTACAGCGGGAACACGGTCATAGACGGGGCCATCGATTTCATCGACAGGCTCAACAGGAACGGCATACCCTATGTATTCCTGACCAACAACGCGACGAAGACACAGCAGGAGGCTGCCCAGAAGCTGATCGACATGGGGTTCGACATCCATCCGGAAACCCTCTACACTTCAGCGATGGCGACAGCCGCCTATCTTGAGAACGAACAGCCCGGAGCACGCATTCATGTCATCGGTTCAGAAAGTCTGAAGTCGACCCTCGCGGAGTCGGGGTTCACACTGGCGGATGCCGATGTGGATTATGTGGTGATGGGGCTCGACAGGGAAATCAACTATGACAAACTGTCGCGCGGCGCCCTTCTGATTGCGGAAGGGGCTAAACTGATCTCCACGAACCCGGACCGGAAGTTTCCGACGGAAGCGGGTCTTGTTCCGGGGAACGGCTCGCTGGTGTCGGTGCTCGCCAGTACGACGGGGGTCGAACCGATTGTAATCGGAAAGCCTGAGGGGATCATACTGGAGGCGGCGGTTTCCACACTTGGGCTGCCGAAGGACAGGGTCCTGCTCGTCGGGGACAATTATGACACGGATATACGCACCGGCCTCGACAATGGTGTGCACACCCTTCACGTCAATACGGGGGTCACACCGGCCGAGGAAGTGAAGAAACAGGAAAGACAGCCTGAATATATGATCGACCATCTGAAGGAATGGAGTGTGAAGTAA
- a CDS encoding HesB/IscA family protein: MSHVTLTESAAYEVKDMLEKNEMEDGYLRFKVQGGGCTGLTYGMAAETEQTENDEVYEFHGVKVLVDKKDIPVIDGTVIDFKQSLMGGGFTIDNPNATLACGCGSSFRTKEVAGQPEDC, from the coding sequence GTGTCTCACGTAACTCTGACGGAAAGCGCCGCCTACGAAGTGAAGGACATGCTTGAGAAGAACGAGATGGAAGATGGCTACCTGAGGTTCAAAGTCCAGGGTGGAGGCTGCACCGGTCTGACATACGGTATGGCGGCTGAAACCGAACAGACGGAGAACGATGAAGTCTACGAATTCCATGGTGTTAAAGTACTAGTCGACAAGAAGGATATCCCCGTCATAGACGGTACTGTGATCGACTTCAAACAGTCCCTGATGGGCGGCGGTTTTACCATAGACAATCCGAACGCGACGCTCGCCTGTGGATGCGGCTCTTCATTCAGGACTAAAGAAGTCGCCGGCCAACCGGAAGATTGCTAA
- a CDS encoding leucyl aminopeptidase produces the protein MEFQYRDKYVATEEPIIIGLPHEPARMENHEEVDTLLGGQMDAIIKEDVLSTEFSAVTTTGVTIQRDYRKVIAIGLGAIDKLDSVRLSEALGRMFQFMKDTDTVRGQILLDTFPVDMDMLAEAVGIMAEISVYEFNTYKTDQAPLFSEEAMFSITSSEAVEERISRYRKVGAAIAMARNFSETPPNIMTPEHMADKIAAIFRSHPYVTGEVKSAEALEEEGYGLINAVGKGSKAKPRLVTIEYRHPEAEGHRPIALVGKGITFDTGGYSIKTKTGMPEMKYDMSGAANVIGMVHAISEMSLPVHVIAVVALAENMVDGNAMRPDDVYVSYSGQSVEIKNTDAEGRLVLGDAVFHASQYAPSLIMDFATLTGAVVAALGTERTGVFTNKDASFLAPLVEMTKHTGEEIWQLPISEIEEQNVRQSQVADLTNHVEKPGRASFAACFIKQFANGTPWIHFDIAGTGTSDKETPYGPKGATGVMIRTIVKLFETGDVHE, from the coding sequence ATGGAATTTCAATATCGCGACAAATATGTCGCAACAGAGGAACCGATCATCATCGGGCTGCCGCATGAGCCGGCCCGTATGGAGAATCATGAAGAAGTGGACACGCTGCTTGGCGGCCAGATGGATGCCATCATCAAGGAGGATGTCCTGTCCACGGAATTTTCAGCAGTGACGACAACTGGCGTGACCATACAGCGGGACTACCGCAAAGTCATCGCCATCGGACTCGGGGCGATCGACAAGCTTGATTCAGTGAGGCTGTCGGAAGCACTGGGCAGAATGTTCCAGTTCATGAAAGATACGGATACGGTCCGCGGGCAGATACTGCTCGATACGTTCCCGGTGGATATGGACATGCTTGCGGAGGCGGTGGGCATAATGGCGGAGATCAGTGTGTATGAATTCAATACATATAAGACCGACCAGGCGCCCCTCTTCTCTGAAGAAGCGATGTTCTCGATCACCAGCAGCGAAGCGGTTGAAGAGAGGATTTCACGTTACAGGAAAGTCGGTGCGGCGATTGCCATGGCGAGGAACTTCAGTGAGACGCCGCCGAACATCATGACACCGGAACATATGGCAGACAAGATCGCCGCCATATTCCGCTCCCATCCGTATGTGACGGGAGAAGTGAAGAGCGCGGAAGCGCTTGAAGAAGAAGGGTATGGCCTGATCAATGCAGTCGGCAAAGGCTCCAAGGCGAAGCCGCGGCTCGTCACCATCGAATACCGTCACCCGGAAGCGGAAGGACACAGGCCGATCGCCCTGGTCGGCAAGGGCATCACGTTCGATACAGGCGGATATTCGATCAAGACTAAGACCGGCATGCCGGAAATGAAATATGATATGAGCGGGGCTGCGAATGTAATCGGCATGGTCCATGCCATTTCGGAGATGTCGCTGCCGGTCCATGTCATCGCAGTCGTAGCACTCGCAGAAAATATGGTGGATGGAAATGCCATGCGGCCGGACGATGTCTATGTTTCCTATAGCGGACAGTCTGTGGAAATAAAGAACACGGATGCTGAAGGCCGTCTGGTACTCGGGGATGCAGTCTTCCATGCCTCCCAGTACGCACCAAGCCTGATCATGGATTTCGCTACATTGACCGGTGCCGTCGTGGCTGCACTCGGTACAGAGCGTACAGGGGTGTTCACGAACAAGGACGCTTCATTCCTCGCACCGCTGGTGGAAATGACGAAGCATACCGGTGAAGAGATCTGGCAGCTGCCGATTTCCGAAATCGAGGAGCAGAATGTACGCCAGTCGCAGGTCGCAGATCTCACGAATCACGTGGAGAAGCCAGGCCGAGCATCATTCGCGGCCTGCTTCATCAAGCAGTTCGCCAACGGCACACCGTGGATCCACTTCGATATTGCGGGGACGGGTACATCGGATAAAGAAACGCCATATGGTCCCAAAGGGGCGACAGGCGTGATGATACGCACCATCGTAAAGCTGTTCGAGACAGGG
- the lipA gene encoding lipoyl synthase, producing the protein MATKNEEILRKPDWLKIKLNTNKNYTGLKKMMREKNLHTVCEEAKCPNIHECWAERRTATFMILGAICTRACRFCAVKTGLPNELDWDEPNRVAESVKLMNLKHVVITAVARDDLKDGGSRVYAETVRKVREENPFTTIEVLPSDMGGEYDNLRTLMDAKPDILNHNIETVERLTPRVRAKAKYHRTLELLRRSKEMYPDIPTKSSIMVGLGETVEELHQTMDDLRANDVDILTIGQYLQPSRKHLKVQKYYTPLEFGKLRKVAMEKGFKHCEAGPMVRSSYHADEQVNEAAKARQAQGDELLKGE; encoded by the coding sequence TTGGCTACAAAAAATGAAGAGATACTTAGAAAGCCGGATTGGCTGAAGATCAAGCTGAACACCAATAAGAACTATACCGGCCTGAAGAAGATGATGCGTGAGAAGAACCTACATACAGTATGTGAAGAGGCGAAATGTCCAAACATACACGAATGCTGGGCGGAGCGCCGCACGGCCACATTCATGATACTGGGCGCGATATGCACACGTGCCTGCCGTTTCTGTGCAGTCAAGACGGGGCTGCCGAATGAACTCGACTGGGATGAGCCGAACCGCGTTGCGGAATCCGTGAAGCTGATGAACCTGAAACACGTCGTCATCACCGCGGTCGCAAGGGATGACCTGAAGGATGGCGGCTCCAGGGTATACGCGGAGACAGTGAGGAAAGTCCGCGAGGAGAATCCATTTACTACAATAGAAGTATTGCCATCGGATATGGGTGGGGAGTATGATAACCTCAGGACACTGATGGATGCGAAGCCGGATATACTGAACCATAACATCGAGACGGTCGAGCGCTTGACACCGAGGGTCCGTGCGAAGGCGAAGTATCACCGGACGCTTGAACTGCTCAGACGTTCGAAGGAGATGTATCCCGACATCCCGACCAAATCAAGCATCATGGTCGGCCTTGGGGAGACGGTCGAGGAGCTCCACCAGACGATGGATGACCTCCGTGCGAACGATGTCGACATTCTGACGATCGGCCAGTACCTCCAGCCTTCAAGGAAGCACCTCAAAGTCCAGAAGTACTACACGCCGCTTGAATTCGGCAAGCTCAGGAAAGTGGCGATGGAAAAAGGCTTCAAGCACTGTGAAGCAGGGCCGATGGTCCGTTCAAGCTATCATGCCGACGAGCAGGTGAATGAAGCTGCCAAGGCGAGACAGGCCCAGGGTGATGAACTTTTGAAAGGTGAGTAA
- a CDS encoding NAD(P)/FAD-dependent oxidoreductase: protein MSFERKKILVLGAGYAGLQTVSKLQKLLSHQDADITLINKNEYHYEATWLHETAAGTIDWEEGVYPINKVVDAQKVVFVPAEVTAIHKDEQRVETTQGTFQYDILVVALGFESETFGIEGMEEHAHSIVNPETATAARKEIERNFANYRQSNDPKDISILVGGAGFTGIEYLGELVESVPELCEKHGIDYNKVNITCVEAAPKMLPMFPENLVEYAVEFLKDRGVKFMVDTPIVAANEDGFVVEVNDEKQQIEANSVIWTAGVRGSSLMEESFDGVKRGRIVVGPDLRIEGYDNIYAIGDVAAVMNGETERPWPTTAQIAMQLGEHTAKNIELSLKGERLEEFSYNDRGTVCSLGSKDGIGLVMGREIKGKKAAFMKRVIDSRAIFKIGGPLLAYSKGKMF, encoded by the coding sequence ATGAGTTTTGAAAGAAAGAAAATTTTGGTGCTGGGTGCAGGGTATGCCGGATTGCAGACTGTATCCAAACTTCAGAAATTGTTGTCTCATCAAGATGCCGATATCACACTCATCAATAAGAATGAGTACCACTATGAAGCTACGTGGCTGCATGAAACGGCTGCAGGAACAATCGACTGGGAAGAGGGCGTATACCCGATCAACAAGGTGGTCGATGCACAGAAGGTGGTTTTCGTACCGGCTGAGGTTACTGCCATCCATAAGGATGAACAGCGTGTGGAAACGACTCAGGGCACATTCCAATATGACATCCTTGTCGTAGCGCTTGGCTTCGAAAGTGAAACTTTCGGCATCGAGGGCATGGAGGAGCATGCGCATTCAATCGTCAACCCGGAGACTGCTACAGCAGCACGCAAGGAGATCGAACGGAACTTTGCAAACTACAGGCAATCCAATGATCCGAAGGATATTTCCATCCTTGTCGGTGGTGCCGGATTTACAGGCATAGAGTATCTGGGCGAACTTGTCGAAAGCGTACCGGAGCTTTGTGAAAAGCATGGCATCGACTACAACAAAGTGAACATCACATGTGTGGAAGCAGCGCCTAAAATGCTGCCGATGTTCCCTGAAAACCTCGTCGAATATGCTGTTGAATTCCTTAAGGACCGTGGCGTCAAATTCATGGTCGATACGCCGATCGTTGCAGCGAATGAAGATGGCTTCGTCGTGGAAGTGAATGATGAGAAGCAGCAGATCGAAGCGAACAGCGTCATCTGGACGGCTGGTGTACGTGGCAGCAGCCTGATGGAAGAATCATTCGATGGTGTCAAACGTGGACGCATCGTCGTAGGACCGGATCTGCGCATTGAAGGGTACGACAACATCTATGCAATCGGTGACGTCGCTGCGGTGATGAACGGGGAGACTGAGCGTCCATGGCCGACGACTGCCCAGATTGCCATGCAGCTGGGTGAACATACAGCGAAGAACATCGAGCTTTCACTCAAAGGGGAACGGCTCGAGGAGTTCTCCTACAACGACAGGGGTACCGTCTGTTCACTCGGATCCAAAGATGGCATCGGACTTGTAATGGGCCGTGAGATCAAAGGCAAGAAGGCGGCATTCATGAAGCGTGTCATCGATTCGAGGGCGATATTCAAAATCGGTGGCCCACTGCTCGCCTATTCAAAAGGAAAAATGTTCTGA
- a CDS encoding DUF1450 domain-containing protein: MFTLVEFCSSNMLKGTEEVYRTLDDDPEIDVLDYGCLNNCGLCSKAFFVLVDGEIVSAMTPEKLLEKIYKRIDRNKREMEEWTEDLS; encoded by the coding sequence ATGTTTACCCTTGTCGAGTTCTGCTCATCAAACATGCTGAAGGGCACCGAAGAGGTGTACCGGACACTGGACGACGATCCCGAAATCGATGTGCTGGACTATGGCTGCCTGAACAACTGCGGATTATGCAGCAAAGCATTCTTCGTACTTGTGGACGGCGAGATAGTCAGTGCCATGACACCGGAGAAGCTCCTTGAGAAGATATATAAGAGGATAGACAGGAACAAGCGGGAAATGGAAGAATGGACCGAAGATTTGAGTTAG
- a CDS encoding YutD family protein, whose product MITIDHMHFELVEDYRDAFDEEQFKKKYSEVLNKYDYIVGDIGYEKLRLTGFYRDSKSKVERDKKYSAIQDYLYEYCNFGCAYFVLRKIPKSEMKAGQEAETESPGPENSSNGRDQADSSPEPKKNKTLAAHQPVDGE is encoded by the coding sequence ATGATTACGATAGATCATATGCATTTTGAACTGGTGGAAGATTACCGGGATGCTTTTGATGAAGAACAATTTAAGAAGAAGTACAGTGAAGTGCTGAATAAATATGATTATATCGTTGGGGATATCGGCTATGAGAAACTCAGGCTGACCGGCTTCTACCGCGACAGCAAATCGAAGGTGGAACGCGACAAGAAATACAGCGCCATACAGGATTACCTCTATGAGTACTGTAATTTCGGCTGCGCCTACTTCGTACTGCGGAAAATACCGAAATCGGAAATGAAGGCCGGCCAGGAAGCGGAGACAGAAAGCCCCGGCCCCGAAAATTCATCCAATGGACGGGACCAGGCGGACAGCAGTCCGGAACCAAAGAAAAACAAGACACTCGCCGCCCACCAGCCTGTGGATGGGGAATGA
- a CDS encoding NAD(P)/FAD-dependent oxidoreductase, which produces MNTIVCLGGGYGNMRFIQRILPKLPSGYTITLVDKNPFHGMKTEYYALAAGTKSEKNVRVDFPDDDRVNIVFDTVSEIDIDRNRVILENQTLDYDMLVIGLGCEDKYHGVPGAEEHTYSIQSLRESRATYESIGDLKPGSTVGIVGAGLSGIEVASELREAREDLHIKLFDRGDRILPMYPARLSAYVKRWFDDNDVEVIPNSNIVKVEADKVYNNNESHDLDLAIWTAGVQPVEVVRNLPVEFGPGGRVVLNQYHQVPGHENVYVVGDSAALKHAPSAQVAEGQAEQIAEVIEDILKGKALPEEMSDIKMQGILGSLGSKEGFAYLKERTVTGRIARMLKSGVLWMYKLGNN; this is translated from the coding sequence ATGAATACTATCGTATGTCTCGGAGGCGGCTATGGAAATATGCGCTTCATACAGCGCATCCTTCCAAAACTGCCCTCCGGCTACACCATCACCCTCGTGGACAAGAATCCTTTCCACGGGATGAAAACTGAATACTACGCCCTGGCTGCAGGGACGAAAAGTGAAAAGAACGTCCGGGTCGACTTTCCCGACGACGACAGGGTCAATATCGTCTTTGACACAGTCTCGGAAATCGACATCGACAGAAACAGGGTCATCCTCGAGAACCAGACACTGGACTATGACATGCTCGTCATCGGTCTCGGCTGCGAGGATAAATACCATGGCGTGCCCGGTGCTGAGGAACATACATACAGTATCCAGTCACTCCGGGAATCGCGCGCTACATACGAGAGCATCGGGGACCTCAAGCCCGGCTCCACAGTCGGCATCGTGGGTGCAGGCCTGAGCGGCATCGAAGTGGCCAGTGAGCTGCGCGAGGCACGCGAAGACCTCCACATCAAACTGTTCGACCGCGGCGACCGCATCCTGCCGATGTATCCGGCACGGCTCAGTGCCTACGTCAAAAGATGGTTCGATGACAATGACGTCGAAGTCATCCCGAACTCGAACATCGTCAAGGTCGAAGCCGACAAGGTCTACAACAATAATGAATCGCACGATCTGGACCTGGCGATCTGGACAGCCGGTGTACAGCCGGTGGAGGTCGTACGCAACCTGCCCGTTGAATTCGGGCCCGGCGGACGCGTCGTACTGAACCAATACCATCAGGTGCCGGGACACGAAAACGTCTATGTGGTCGGAGATTCGGCGGCACTGAAGCATGCACCTTCGGCTCAGGTCGCCGAAGGCCAGGCCGAACAGATTGCGGAAGTCATCGAGGATATCCTCAAGGGCAAGGCCCTTCCGGAAGAGATGTCGGACATCAAAATGCAGGGGATACTCGGATCACTCGGCTCCAAGGAAGGGTTCGCCTACCTCAAGGAACGGACGGTCACAGGCCGTATTGCCCGAATGTTGAAAAGCGGTGTACTCTGGATGTACAAACTGGGCAATAATTAA